A section of the Amblyomma americanum isolate KBUSLIRL-KWMA chromosome 2, ASM5285725v1, whole genome shotgun sequence genome encodes:
- the LOC144121385 gene encoding uncharacterized protein LOC144121385 has translation MIRAMLVLATASNAFAAYPGGGYHAAVTGLAPASYAVAAPAVATTFHHAPAVATFAHAAPAVATFHAAPSVATVSRFQTYHAPAVATVAAAPAGATYHAPAPVFSVAPAVTRVATLRAAPAFTTVAAAPTFLAAPAPVVAAAPAVTRVHTYHAAPAVATVAAAPAVVAAPAVTRFATYHAAPAFTTVHAAPALAVATPTFTRVAAVRTAPVFTAFQAAPAVATVHAAPAVAVAAPVVTRLQTVHHVAPAVATVAAAPAAVVAAAPAVATVAAAPAVATFAPAYGYGISSLYGAGHYRFGHGLLPTYGLNYGYGLGGLDYAALLRKKK, from the exons ATG ATTCGCGCAATGCTTGTGCTGGCAACGGCCAGTAACGCGTTTGCGGCCTACCCCGGCGGCGGCTACCACGCCGCAGTCACCGGCCTAGCACCAGCCAGCTACGCGGTAGCagcgccagctgtggccaccacaTTTCACCATGCTCCAGCTGTTGCTACATTCGCTCACGCCGCCCCTGCAGTTGCCACTTTCCACGCTGCTCCATCGGTCGCTACAGTGTCCAGGTTCCAGACTTACCATGCCCCAGCTGTCGCGACTGTGGCGGCGGCGCCCGCTGGGGCAACTTACCACGCTCCAGCACCGGTATTTTCCGTGGCTCCGGCTGTTACCCGGGTGGCAACACTCCGCGCCGCTCCGGCCTTCACCACAGTGGCCGCTGCTCCAACTTTCTTGGCCGCTCCCGCTCCTGTTGTGGCTGCTGCTCCCGCGGTGACCCGGGTGCACACCTATCATGCTGCCCCGGCCGTCGCTACGGTGGCTGCGGCGCCTGCCGTAGTGGCTGCGCCTGCCGTGACTCGGTTCGCGACTTACCACGCTGCCCCAGCTTTCACCACCGTCCACGCAGCGCCAGCCCTGGCCGTAGCCACCCCAACATTCACCAGGGTGGCAGCTGTTCGGACTGCCCCAGTTTTTACAGCCTTTCAGGCTGCGCCAGCCGTCGCCACTGTCCATGCGGCGCCAGCCGTGGCCGTAGCCGCTCCGGTCGTGACCAGGCTGCAAACAGTCCACCATGTCGCTCCAGCCGTCGCTACTGTCGCTGCCGCTCCAGCTGCAGTGGTAGCTGCAGCCCCAGCCGTGGCCACTGTTGCTGCGGCTCCAGCCGTCGCTACCTTCGCTCCTGCTTATGGCTACGGCATCAGCAGCCTGTATGGGGCGGGCCACTACCGTTTCGGTCATGGCCTCCTGCCAACCTATGGTCTGAACTATGGATATGGCCTGGGCGGCCTCGACTACGCAGCCCTTCTCCGCAAGAAGAAGT GA